The nucleotide sequence CACGGGCTGGAAATAGCTTCACGATAAAATAATAGCAACGCAGAGCCCGATCGTAAAGCTATGAAATTAAGATTTGAGACTCAACTGGCATACCTCAGCATTTAGTTTCCGACCTACATACCGATTTCCCTTCGAGATCTATTTGGCAAATCGGAAGAGCTCACACTCCTTTTACGCTGGAAATCAACGAACATGTTTTTATGGCATGTGCAATTGTGCTCCGACAATAAGCTACTACGAGCAAGTTAGCATAATTACTGTAATTCAGATGCTCAGACTTGTTTTCTTAGATTATACatataaacaaggaagaacgctatagtcgagtacctcgaatatcagatacccgttactcagctaaagggaaatgaagatatgcaagcagcaaagcgagattaaaatgcgccacctaccggcggtagacacaTATGAGcgctatgggcgttagagtgggcgtaaccattttttttttatcaatcgataggtgttgacgagaccaatacatttcagttaaattttttatttagcatgaaatttgtgggcgtcacaggcttgggcggttagtgggcgttaaagtgggcgtggcaaactttttttttgtgtcaatcgataggtactgatgagaacaatacatttcagataatatttttattctagcatcaaaactgtaagagccacagttttgggcggtttgtgggcgttagagtcggcgtggcactctgctgaaacacaCTGGGCTGcgtaaaaagctcaggaatctgcacgccaaatctcaatagcctagctcttatagtttccgagatctccgcgttcatccggacagacggacatggctagatcgactcggctagtgatcctgaacaaaatatatgtacTCTATGCGGTCGGAAGCGCTTTCTTCTGTTACATagtttccgacgaatctagtatacccttttactctacgagtaacgggtataaaaagatgGTTGGACATTGGTTTGATGGACATTTCTAATTTTCACATCTTGTTTGATTTCGTATGTTATAAAGCGACTTTCTTTCTGAGTTCGCATTTCAGTTACAGAATAGATTAACTTTTACTGAGTCGTTTTGGAATCCTTTCAAGACAGCTTGTTTATTTGTGTGAGATCTTAACTGCCGTAATGGTCAATCTTCTGACAATCCGATCTGACTACCCAAATTCCAACTTGCAGCTGTACCTGCGTTTCTTCAACAAAACACACCAAATCTCAAAGGCAATGATCCACAAGAGAAAATGCTATGGTCGATGCCCTCGACTATCGGGTATCTgattactcagctaaagggagtgcgagggagacggagatatgcaagcagcaatgCTACTGTTCGCGAAATACCACTACACCTAGAGTCGATTCCCTTATTTGCTTATATGTTTTTAATGAATTATCCATTTACAATATTAGAAATATACTGAtaaccaaaacaaaaattaaaattaaaaaaaaaaaataaaggcgGGCAACGGACAGATTATGTGTTGCGGGTGTTCGAGTGGACGTGGCACTCCGATGAAAGAAACATGCTCTGCATGCTTTTTATCACCtttctagctcttatagtttccgagatcttatcgcttatacggacagacggacatggctagatcggctCGCCTAGTGATTTGATTCTGATCAATTATGTATATCACATATATCACAGATCGAAAGGTattgttatatttttcaattttcgGTACCAAGAtaataatttttgcaaaatattAAACGTGGGCGCTAGATGGGTTTTAGTGTTATTgtcgtttgtgggcgttagagtgggcgtggcaccctgctgataTAGTTTCAGATatagatctcagcgtttatacggacaTTCGGACacccggacagacagacatggctagattgacctggctagtgatcctgatcaagaatataaatactttatagggtcgaaaacgcttccttctacctgtaacatactttccgacgaatctggtatacccttttactctacgagtaacgggcatAAATATATCTTATAATTTGCAAAGTTATGCAATTTCTATTAATTCTTGTGTTACGGTCCTGGGACTATTTTTGTCGTACTAAAAGGTTGAGCTGAAAAAATATGTTAAACatcttttggaaaaacccgcagCTAGAATTGGTTCAAGTTTAAATGGTCCTAAACGCCAGCTGCTTAAGACATGTTTTGCATGTCATTGGAAAGATTAATTTAAGATCTAAACACTTCACTTTACATAATTGTTCCTACTAAAATCCTTCAAAAATTAGacataaatataattaaaattttcagTAAAGGTTTTTCAGGATTTTTTTACAAAGGCATGTGGTAtagaaagtgtatttatttagtggGTCGTATAATAAATTTTCGTTACAAAAGATGATATAAAAAGGTTCGTACTTTTTATGTTAAAGGTGTTaaaggtgcgatcgtcactagttttacccgttactcatagaGTAAAAGGGAGAGTGTATACCAGGTAGAAGGCAGCGTATCCGACCCCATAAGgcatatatattcttaatcaggaccaccagccgagtcgatctagccatgtccgtctgtccgtatgaacgctgagatctcccAAACTATCAGAGCTAGAGTGTTGGGACTTTGGTTGCAGGTTCTTCTTCCTGCGCAGCGAaaatttgtttcagcaggggaTTACGCCCAATTTAACACGCACAAACGACTTTAACacttaacaaggaagaacgctatagtcgagtacctcgactatagatacccgttactcagctaaagggaccaaaaggaaataaagATATGCGTGCAGCAAAACGAGATTGAAATGCTCAACCTACCCGCGATcccaatatatggttatgtgggcggtagacagatttaagcgttatgggcgttagagtggacgtgtcaAACTTCTTTTTGggtcaatctataggtattgacgagactaatacatttcagcttaaaaatttttttttttagcatgaaaattgtgggcccTTTTAGATTGGgctggtttttttttaatcaatcgataggtactgtcgagactaatacatttcaattaaaatttcttatagagcatgaaaattgtgggcgccataGAGTAAAAGATTATACTAGTTTCgtcaaaaagtatgtaacaggcagaaggaagcgtttccgaccccataaagtagaTATATTctcgatcaggatcactagccgagtcgatctagccatgtccgtcttttcgtctgtctgtccgcccgttcgtccgtatgaacgctgtgatctcggaactataaaagctaaaaatattctacccacataaccatatctTTAGATACCGGGTAGGTGGAGCACTACAATCTCGCTGTGATGATTGCATGTCTCAATCTTTCTTTGGTCTTTTTAGGTaggtaacgggtatctgataggcACTCGAATTCGACGAATACGATACCTCGTTAGAAGTGTTTTTTCTAGTCGTAAACGATTcattctacctgttacatattttccgGCAAATCTATGGTAATTAGattactttacgagtaacgggtataagaACAGCGAAAAAACTTCATACCCCGGCGCtggttttagttttttaataattttgctTTAAACATGTTATGTAAGGCAAGCAACAATAGAAAATGCTGGGCTGTTGCCGATTCATTTTCTACCACTCCTTTTCCTCCCGACTTGTTGGAATTTGTGTCGCACCAAACTTCAGTAAATGCCAGCGGAGTGCTTTGGCGAGCCTTGAATGCATTGTAATTCAACTTATACTGACTACATGGCACATATTTTTATAGAGTCAACGGCCATGCTCCAATCTTATCCTACTCAATCCCCTTCCTCTTATATTTTCACGCACGCATGCGCGTCTCGCCGTCCCGCGCAATGTTAGTGAGAGTTTGAGTTTTACTTTTGAATCTATTCGCCTGATAATGACGTAAGTCCAAATAGTTTTTACGGTGGTTCCGTGAAGCAGGGTACAGAAGTAAAGGAAATTTGATGCAATTAAATGTCAGTAAATGCCGAAGcttaattaaaacattttaattggaAATGTAATTTACTTTCTGAAACTAATATCACTAGATAAAATTGGAGCCAGGTCAATTAAATGATCTGGAATCCGATGGACTTCCGCAGCTATTTGCGCAAATTATTTTCCGTGCGCTGTAAAAGTTGTTGTCTAATTTGCTAAACGGTAGAGCGAAACTGCTTGACAAAGCTTCCTGCTCAGTTATAGAAGTTTTGCCGCCCAATGAGAAAATTCATATACGAGTGTTTTATCGTGGAAGGCCAAAGTCTATTGAGTGATCACAATTTGAACGCAAAAAAAATGTGTAAGGTCGACATAAAATGTACTTCACTACAATCTAacattttaatgtattttGCATTAAGCAATTTAAAAAGTAACAAAACTATTCATGAAATTTGCATGCAATTTGTTGTTTGATTCTTCAAGTAAGTTAATAGTAACATCACATTGTTTTTCatgcattttgtttttatttgttgaaAAATATGATCACCACACTAAAATCGtaacaaaacaatttattttattcatgtattttattgttatacccgttactcgtagattaaaagggtatactagattcgtcggaaagtatgtaacaggcagaaggaatcaggatcactagccgagtcgatctagccatgtccgtttgtccgtctgtccgtctgaccgtctgtccgtctgtccgtatgaacgctcaGATCTCTGATACTAtaggagctacaatactgggactaggcatgcagattcctgagattcctgcgcatcGCAAgcttgtttcagcaatgtacCACACCatctctaacgcccacaaaccgaccaaaactgtggctcctacagttttgatgctagaataaaaattttagctgaaatatattattctcatcaatacctatcggttgacCAAAAAACAAGATTGCAACGCCTaaggcgcccacaattttcatgctagataaaaaatgttaactgaaatgtattggtctcgtcaatacctatcgattgatccaaaaaaagtttgccacgcccactctaaggcccataacgcttaaatctgtctaccgcccacataaccatacgATCTcgtatattgagatcacgggtaggtggcgcatttcaatctcgcttgcatatctccatttccctttggtcccatagcttagtaacgggtatctaaaagtcgaggtactcgactatagcgttcttccttgttttcattAGTGTAATGAGAGTGGTATAGGGACTGTCCCATAATCTCTGGGTCGTGTGATAATGCGCTTGGCCCTACTTTAATGATCACCAAAAGTCTGTCGGTGCGTCTGTATGAACGCGGGGATGTCGAGAACCATAAAAGCtacaaaatatgaaaattaaGCATGCCTTTTCTACATGGCCCACATTCTTATAGATGTTAAATGGGATTTCGTTTTCTTTATCAATTTATATTTACCTAtctaaaaattgtttaactAGGACGGTTCATTAAAAAGCTATGACGAGAAAAATGTAATCGCCACTAGGTGGCGCCCTGCATTCCGCTTTCTTTACCTGAGTAACTGTTATCTTCGGGTATGTTCATCGAACATTGTTCAAATACAGATTAACTTTTTGAATCGTGGTAAAAAGAAAGTTGAAAGATCAACAGATCATTTAGCTGAAAGTTAGCAGTGGAATACCTTAAGTCTTGCATTTGAATGTTGGCCATGTAAATATCTGCTTCCAAGCAAGAGTGATAGCGATTGCGCTAGCTGTCATTTTCTAAGCCAGTCAAGTCTGGGGTCAATAGCCCTCATGCGGAGCAGGTTTCATATGTTAGCGAGTGAGACTACAACGCCCATAAAAAGCCAGTTGGTAGAATAACAAACGAGTCCTAAAGGCACAACTAAAGAATGGCGCTTGGAAGAAAAAATACGGAATGGCTAGATACAAAAGCAGACACCAAAGCGGCTACCAAAGACACTTGAAGACACTCTTCGCAAGCCAATACAGGCTGGGCCTTCAACATGGCCAAAAGAGGAAAGGGAACCAGGCTATCAGCTTTGGCGCTGTCGCGGGTTAGGTCTGGGACTGGTCTAAATGGAACTCAGGCCGACTACGGGTCGGCGGTATTGCAGTATCGTGGCAGTTGCAGGTGTAGCCATGCTCACGTTATTAAGTTACTGTTATTTATTACGAACCCGTTGTCTCCATGGCCCAATTGAGCTGTAGTGTGAGTAGTTGTTCGTCGACTGGACCCGTGTCCAGAAGAGGCCAGTCGTACCAATTTTATCGCAGTCTCCGACCATTTAATTGAAATGCCTTTGCATTCGCGATACCAGTGGTCTTGGCCAGTTTTCGTTCACATGAACTGATAAGACAAGCTTAGTCAATGGTCAGCATGTAAGCTATTTGTATTCGAGTGCTTTGCTTAGCTCTGTCCGCCAGTAGCTCCGCTGACTCAGCAATTCGCCTTTGTCGGCAGCTCGAAAAATGAGACAAGTGCGCAGTGGGTCTTGATAGTGAGGTAACACCTGTCAGCCATGAAGGTCAGGCAAAATGGATTTATGACTTCTTGCGCAGCATTTTTAGATTACATTTCTCAGACACTAAAATCAAAGTAAAACAAGAGAGAAGGctttagtcgagtacctctATCAGATACcagttactcagctaatgggaccaaagggagcTTTGCGAGCAGCAAAGGGAAATTggaatgcgccacctaccaagcgatctcaatatatggctatgtgggcggtagaaaGATTTAaccgttatgggcgttagagtgggcgtggcatattttttttggatcaatcgataggtattgacgagccccatacatttcagttaaaattttttatctagcatgaaagttGTGGACGACATAGgcttgggcggattgtgggcgttagagcgggcgtggcatattcgcgtaacaaacttgcgctgcgtataaggctacggaatctaaatctgaaatcccaatatCTTTGATAGTTCCCAAATATCCGcattcatacttacgattttttcaagtttgtgggcggtatgtggtcgttaaagtgggcgtggcaaactttttttttggtcaatccctcgaatctagtatacctttttactctacgagtaacgggtgtaaTCATGTTTCTGATGAAATCGTTATTGGCCGAACTGCGCGGCAAAGCGAAAGCTAATACCGAGTATGTTAATGTATGCTTCGAATTGCTGAAAAACAATGGTAGGGGCGCCGGAGGCGGGCTTCTTTACATTACCCCTCTCTCCATTCTGAACATACAGTGCATTCACATAAGCGAAAAAGAAAGAGACGGAAGATCGTTTACCCAGTGTTGAAAAGCACTGGAAGGACCGAAAATTTGCGCACGGAACAGCGCTGTAAATCTTTCTGTTTTCTTTTAGGCTACAACTAACTCTCGTATTGCGAAACCCGTGGGCCTAGTGTGAGTGAGCGAACTTgcacttttttcttcgttATTTCGAACGATCCGACTTATAATTTTCACGTAATAGGAAGAAGACTTTTTGTAAAGTTGCTTTAATGCTTTAAAACTGAAAGACTAGCTTGCAAGAAAACGGACGAAAGGACAGACGGGCATGACTATATCCACTCGTTTAGTGAtgttgatcaagaatatatatatatacaagtACACTATAGGTCAGAAATTTCTTCTGCTACAAATGTTTGACTcaaattattatacccgtaTAAAAACATGTGGAAATGATTGGGGGGCGTTGACTATGTGCACAACCATTATATTCATTTAAGCAATTACCTACCTCTTTCAGTTTACGGCAGCAGCGCTGACCTAAACGTCACAGTCGATGATGGAGAGGCTTCGTGCAACGGCGACGAGAACCATAAGGTGTGGAGTGGATCGCAGGATCAGTTGAACAGCATTGGTGCCCAAGAAAGTCCTTATGAGCTGTTTGCGGGAAACACCTCAACATTGGGGAGGCCCCTTCGGGCTCGCCAGATCAGCACGCCGATCGATGTGCCGCCTCCTCCGGTGAAGGAGGAGCGCAAGACAAAGCGAGATAAGAAGGTGTCCAGGTCGAGCGGCAGCCAAAGCCTGTCCGGCACCCTCATTCGACCGAAGCCAGTACACCCGGCGGCGCTTCATCGCTCCGGCTTCCAAGGAGCGGCAGGAGCTGGTAGCATGGTCTACGGACCCGTCTCCGGACCGCAATCTGCCCGTTTCCACACGATTAGTCATCGCGGTTTTCCCCCGGGGCCGACCACCCACCTGGCCCACCACCCACAGCCTCATCTACCACAGCACCAGGTCCATATGATGCACCACTCCCACATCAGCGGACTTCCTCCCATGCCGATCCCAGTAATGATGCCGCAGCAGTACGCCACCCTTCAGACGTCTCGCTCGACTAgcaagaaaaagaaaaaggaCAAAAAAAATGGGTCGGGAGGTGGTGGAGGAGTGCCCGTCGGCATGCCCATTGTGCCGCCCATTTACGCCTACCATCACCAACAACAGACCATGGGCGCTCCGTCCCCCCAGTTGACCCAGTCCCAAATCGGGGAGCCACGTCCACTGGTCCATTCAAGCCGAAAGCTTGCGGCATCGATGGGCAACGGACTGGATGACTCTGGAAACTCGGGTGCGGAATCGCCATCGCCGGGCGGCACTGGCATTTACAAGGTATGCTtcttttgaattaaatttggtAAATAAAACTAGATAAAACGCAACAGTCGACGCGATCGACATCACAGGTGCACAGCCAAAATTTTCCACCAACCATTTCTAGTTTTCCATGATAATTGGATCCTCTTGAGTAAAAGTCCCACACAAACTAGTGTTCCATCATCTGCAGCTTCCACGGTATAGCTAAGAATACAAAATCAGATGTCTGGCGACATATTGAATTATGTGGCTTATAAGATTTAacttatattaaatattttcgctGAAACACACTCTCAATATGTAATGAACCATTGCCCATGTCTTTAAAACTTACGAAAAAGATGAAATTCCTtaattttttacaatttcTCTGATGAAAAACCGCCCCTAAACAATAAATCTGAAATGCAAgtcagttttattttttttgggattttaTTGTTGGTTTCAGCTTAAAGCGATTTCATGAGGACATGTTATAGCGCtactaatttttttatttttgttaccTGCTCCTATATGTTGTCAAATTTAAAGTATGTCATGGCAACCAATAGAATGTTGTTATAtagaagaaaagaaaataaaggAGAAAATAAGAAGAATAAAGCGCGATTCCTCTTTAAACTCTGTacataaaatgaaaaaaaaagtttttgatTATTTAACTACCTCGATGATTACAAAAAAGTCTTATTGACTTTGATACGACACTTTCAAAAGTGTTCACAAAAGAATGCAAATAGCAACCTATAACAACCAGCCAATAAAACAAAACTACAATACCTTTGACGATATAAAACACACGAGTAAATTGGCCAAAGAAGAGTTTAAAGACAATCAGGTCAACGTCATGGAATGGCTCGCAGTCAGTCAGCAGTCTTGGAAATAAAGTATGCTTAAAAGTTATTCTTTTGTGGTTTTTTGATAGCCTGAAGGTGCACTACTATTATTTTGACCATACACAATACAAATTCGGTTATTAACTTTTGTATTTTTCCAGCGCAAAGGACACCTCAACGAGCGAGCGTTCAGCTACTCTATACGCCAGGAGCATCGTAGCCGCAGCCATGGATCGTTGGCCAGCCTGCAGTTTAATCCTCCGGACATAAAGAAGGAACGCGAGATTGCCCAAATGGTGGCTGGGCTTGACCTGAATGATGGTGAACTACCTATGGGTCCGAATACGTTGCAGCGCAAGCAGGCCATGACAATGTCAAATGGCGGAGGACAGGGTCCAGGACCTGGCCAGAACCCTCACGCTCATCATTCACACCCACATGCCATCTACGGCCCACTGGGATCTGCCAGCAGCTTCGGAATGCCGCGAAGATAAGAGTTGATAAGTCTACAACATCACTTCCGAGCTGAGCTGCGAACCGcgaagtttaaaaaaaattagacTTACACAACTTTGAGCGATGCTGGTCAAATTAAAAAGGGAGTGATGTAGAATGACGAAAAGCTTCTGTCATTGTTGTACAACAGATTAAAAAGACGGCGGCTGAACAGTTTAGCGATGCTTCAACTCAACATAAATGAATATGTGTGCCTTATTATGTTTATACTAAAAGAATGTGCGCTCGCTAGTAACCATGAATCCACAAGATACCAT is from Drosophila suzukii chromosome 3, CBGP_Dsuzu_IsoJpt1.0, whole genome shotgun sequence and encodes:
- the LOC108020184 gene encoding uncharacterized protein isoform X1, which gives rise to MGDSTPICRCRVLYLGSAVPRQSKDGLQGIQEPLRSLYPSEGAVGAKGIDSWLSVWSNGILLENVDENLKQITRFFPIESLHYCAAVRQVLIPERGNAHPEPKFLPLDSPFARMPRAQHPPIFAAILRRTTGIKVLECHVFICKREAAANALVRCCFHAYADNSYARQLETGGSGVSVYGTLKSAAGSKSSADAISVGLVNGVGNESGFGGGNHHLALSSQADWQSRAGSTTTLNSLGRASNGHANGSAIGTNGGIATEGYTSVKNFYGSSADLNVTVDDGEASCNGDENHKVWSGSQDQLNSIGAQESPYELFAGNTSTLGRPLRARQISTPIDVPPPPVKEERKTKRDKKVSRSSGSQSLSGTLIRPKPVHPAALHRSGFQGAAGAGSMVYGPVSGPQSARFHTISHRGFPPGPTTHLAHHPQPHLPQHQVHMMHHSHISGLPPMPIPVMMPQQYATLQTSRSTSKKKKKDKKNGSGGGGGVPVGMPIVPPIYAYHHQQQTMGAPSPQLTQSQIGEPRPLVHSSRKLAASMGNGLDDSGNSGAESPSPGGTGIYKRKGHLNERAFSYSIRQEHRSRSHGSLASLQFNPPDIKKEREIAQMVAGLDLNDGELPMGPNTLQRKQAMTMSNGGGQGPGPGQNPHAHHSHPHAIYGPLGSASSFGMPRR